From the Micromonospora sediminicola genome, one window contains:
- a CDS encoding serine/threonine-protein kinase, producing MLTSGVVLSERYRLDERVATGGMGAVWRCTDTLLDRAVAVKVLLPSLVADPEFTTRFHAEARMLAALRHPGIVQVHDFGSAVLADGSQVSYLVMEYVDGQPLSSWVRQAGRLDPASTMSVVGQAAQALHAAHLAGIVHRDVKPGNLLVKRDGTVVLVDFGIARASTMAGITAAHMVLGTASYMSPEQAAGQPVSPVTDVYALGAVAYFCLAGRPPFDGDNPLQVAMRHVQDEPPPLPPTTPPAVVEVVRRALAKSPRDRFPTGLALAEGARDARDATLAVVPVPPRPPWAVSGPAEPGPASAPAGPPSPASAPAGPPSPASAPAGLPSRGTGVAFPSQGAGDPHPRSGPGGPSWAGSDQGPATREEPARRGRRTVALAGAAGVALVAVLVAVAVTALRSPDEPGPGPGPTAVAGESAVADPVPPTTADAGPVTPSPSRAGRPGRSPSATPSRTAAPPSEPAPSTGAPAPTSGPTAAPKANPYTATQVCGSGYQVIDSATLTAGGVRQGRVYLLYSAASGANCVVTLKDADVGRVTTVTTYLEVQGRARQTQSGGYQYYAGPVRATAAGVCVKWGGSTPGATYASPFEHCD from the coding sequence GTGCTGACTTCGGGAGTGGTGCTCAGCGAGCGGTACCGGCTGGACGAACGCGTCGCCACCGGTGGCATGGGCGCCGTGTGGAGGTGCACCGACACGCTCCTGGACCGGGCCGTCGCGGTGAAGGTGCTGCTGCCGTCGCTGGTCGCGGACCCGGAGTTCACCACCCGGTTCCACGCCGAGGCCCGGATGCTGGCCGCGCTGCGCCACCCCGGCATCGTGCAGGTGCACGACTTCGGCTCGGCCGTGCTCGCCGACGGCAGCCAGGTCAGCTACCTGGTGATGGAGTACGTCGACGGCCAGCCGCTGTCGAGCTGGGTGCGGCAGGCCGGGCGGCTCGACCCGGCGTCCACCATGTCGGTGGTGGGGCAGGCCGCCCAGGCACTGCACGCCGCCCACCTCGCCGGCATCGTGCACCGAGACGTGAAGCCGGGGAACCTGCTGGTGAAGCGGGACGGCACGGTGGTGCTCGTCGACTTCGGCATCGCCCGGGCCAGCACCATGGCCGGCATCACCGCCGCCCACATGGTGCTCGGCACCGCCTCGTACATGTCCCCGGAGCAGGCCGCCGGCCAGCCCGTCTCGCCGGTCACCGACGTGTACGCGCTCGGCGCGGTGGCGTACTTCTGCCTGGCCGGCCGCCCGCCCTTCGACGGCGACAACCCGCTGCAGGTGGCGATGCGGCACGTGCAGGACGAGCCGCCGCCGCTGCCGCCGACCACGCCCCCGGCGGTGGTCGAGGTGGTCCGACGCGCGCTGGCGAAGAGCCCACGCGACCGCTTCCCGACCGGGCTGGCCCTGGCCGAGGGCGCGCGGGACGCCCGGGACGCCACGCTGGCCGTCGTGCCGGTCCCGCCGCGCCCGCCGTGGGCGGTGAGCGGCCCCGCCGAACCGGGCCCGGCGTCCGCGCCGGCCGGCCCTCCGAGCCCGGCGTCCGCGCCGGCCGGCCCCCCGAGCCCGGCGTCCGCGCCGGCCGGCCTCCCGAGCCGGGGTACGGGCGTCGCGTTCCCGTCGCAAGGAGCGGGCGACCCGCACCCGAGGTCCGGCCCGGGTGGCCCCTCGTGGGCGGGGTCGGATCAGGGGCCGGCGACGCGCGAGGAGCCGGCGCGACGCGGGCGGCGGACGGTGGCGCTGGCCGGCGCGGCCGGTGTGGCCCTGGTCGCGGTGCTGGTCGCGGTGGCCGTGACGGCGCTGCGCTCCCCCGACGAGCCGGGCCCGGGGCCCGGCCCGACCGCGGTGGCCGGGGAGTCGGCGGTCGCCGATCCGGTGCCGCCGACGACGGCCGACGCCGGCCCGGTGACGCCGAGCCCGAGCCGTGCGGGGCGGCCCGGCCGGTCCCCGTCGGCCACGCCGAGCCGCACCGCCGCGCCACCGAGCGAACCGGCGCCGAGCACCGGCGCCCCCGCCCCGACGAGCGGCCCGACGGCGGCGCCGAAGGCGAACCCGTACACCGCGACGCAGGTGTGCGGCAGCGGCTACCAGGTGATCGACTCGGCCACGTTGACCGCCGGCGGCGTCCGGCAGGGACGGGTCTACCTGCTCTACAGCGCCGCGTCCGGCGCCAACTGCGTGGTGACGCTCAAGGACGCCGACGTCGGCCGGGTGACCACGGTGACCACGTACCTGGAGGTCCAGGGCAGGGCCCGACAGACCCAGAGCGGCGGCTACCAGTACTACGCCGGCCCGGTCCGGGCCACCGCCGCCGGCGTCTGCGTGAAGTGGGGCGGCTCCACCCCCGGAGCCACCTACGCGAGCCCCTTCGAACACTGCGACTGA
- a CDS encoding site-2 protease family protein → MTGYDRPGDPLVLGVPRAAFRPSPIFLALVALFVAAGVMTWNRYGNVRFDVFLFVVSGWLVSLCLHEYAHAVIAYRAGDRDIAHRGYLTLNPLKYTSPLLSIVLPVVVVLLGGIGLPGGAVWVDRHAIPGRLRHSLVSLAGPATNVLFTLVLVAALTWGPDLGGPLEFWAGVGLLAFLQLTASVLNLLPVPGLDGGNMIQPWLSPAYRRMYDLFAPYGFILLFALLWSPQINRVFFGGVFAVGEALGLPRELYQLGFYLIRFWQG, encoded by the coding sequence ATGACCGGCTACGACCGCCCGGGCGACCCGCTGGTGCTCGGGGTCCCCCGGGCGGCGTTCCGGCCCAGCCCCATCTTCCTGGCGCTGGTCGCGCTCTTCGTGGCCGCCGGGGTGATGACCTGGAACCGGTACGGCAACGTCCGGTTCGACGTGTTCCTCTTCGTGGTGTCGGGCTGGCTGGTGTCGCTCTGCCTGCACGAGTACGCCCACGCCGTGATCGCCTACCGGGCCGGCGACCGGGACATCGCGCACCGCGGCTACCTGACGCTCAACCCGCTGAAGTACACCAGCCCGCTGCTGTCGATCGTGCTGCCGGTGGTCGTGGTGCTGCTCGGCGGCATCGGCCTGCCCGGCGGCGCGGTCTGGGTGGACCGGCACGCCATTCCCGGCCGGCTGCGGCACTCCCTGGTCAGCCTGGCCGGGCCGGCCACCAACGTGCTGTTCACGCTGGTGCTGGTAGCGGCGCTGACCTGGGGGCCCGACCTGGGCGGGCCGCTGGAGTTCTGGGCCGGCGTCGGGCTGCTCGCGTTCCTCCAGCTCACCGCCAGCGTGCTCAACCTGCTGCCGGTGCCGGGCCTGGACGGCGGCAACATGATCCAGCCCTGGCTCAGCCCCGCCTACCGGCGGATGTACGACCTGTTCGCCCCGTACGGATTCATCCTGCTCTTCGCGCTGCTGTGGAGCCCGCAGATCAACCGGGTGTTCTTCGGCGGGGTCTTCGCCGTCGGCGAGGCGCTCGGCCTGCCCCGGGAGCTGTACCAGCTCGGGTTCTACCTGATCCGCTTCTGGCAGGGCTGA
- a CDS encoding aldo/keto reductase family protein produces MEFRHLGRSGLMVSEISYGNWITHGSQVEEEAAVACVRAALDSGITTFDTADVYAGTRAESVLGRALKGERREGLEIFTKVYWPTGPGRNDRGLSRKHIMESIDGSLRRLQTDHVDLYQAHRYDYSTPLEETMEAFADVVRSGKAHYIGVSEWKASQLREAHALARELRIPLISNQPQYSMLWRVIETEVVPASEELGIGQIVWSPMAQGVLSGKYLPGQPPPAGSRATDEKSGADFIAKWLTDDVLTRVQRLKPLAEQAGLTMPQLAIAWVLQNPNVASAIIGASRPEQVHDNVKAAGVKLDAELLKAIDEIVEPVTERDPAQTESPAQRP; encoded by the coding sequence ATGGAATTCCGACACCTGGGCCGCTCCGGCCTGATGGTCAGCGAGATCTCGTACGGCAACTGGATCACCCACGGCTCGCAGGTCGAGGAGGAGGCCGCCGTCGCGTGCGTGCGGGCCGCCCTCGACAGCGGCATCACCACGTTCGACACCGCCGACGTCTACGCCGGCACCCGCGCCGAGTCGGTGCTCGGCCGGGCGCTCAAGGGCGAGCGTCGCGAGGGGCTGGAGATCTTCACCAAGGTGTACTGGCCGACCGGCCCGGGCCGCAACGACCGGGGCCTGTCCCGCAAGCACATCATGGAGTCGATCGACGGCTCGCTGCGCCGCCTGCAGACCGACCACGTCGACCTCTACCAGGCCCACCGCTACGACTACAGCACCCCGCTGGAGGAGACGATGGAGGCCTTCGCCGACGTCGTACGCTCCGGCAAGGCGCACTACATCGGCGTCTCGGAGTGGAAGGCGTCGCAGCTGCGCGAGGCCCACGCGCTCGCGCGTGAGCTGCGCATCCCGCTGATCTCCAACCAGCCGCAGTACTCGATGCTGTGGCGGGTCATCGAGACCGAGGTCGTCCCGGCCAGCGAGGAGCTGGGCATCGGCCAGATCGTCTGGTCGCCGATGGCCCAGGGCGTGCTCTCCGGCAAGTACCTGCCGGGTCAGCCGCCGCCGGCCGGCTCGCGCGCCACCGACGAGAAGTCCGGCGCCGACTTCATCGCCAAGTGGCTCACCGACGACGTGCTGACCCGCGTGCAGCGGCTCAAGCCCCTGGCCGAGCAGGCCGGGCTGACCATGCCGCAGCTCGCCATCGCCTGGGTGTTGCAGAACCCCAACGTCGCCTCGGCCATCATCGGCGCGTCCCGGCCCGAGCAGGTGCACGACAACGTCAAGGCGGCCGGCGTGAAGCTCGACGCCGAGCTGCTCAAGGCGATCGACGAGATCGTCGAGCCGGTCACCGAGCGGGACCCGGCGCAGACCGAGAGCCCGGCCCAGCGTCCGTGA
- a CDS encoding WG repeat-containing protein — MEQHRTIAPDHPGQAATEQAAELLAATAETATERAATDGVLAERAIAEDTGPEPSVTDSPVSEAGVPQAPEPNVAGVAAAVPDSATTVEAPRTDASRPDASQPDAEPRPPTPGPGTPSPTGYDGTATEPVLGAGPRPTSAAPAPASAPSPSPAGPAPTPASFAAAGATRSDSTDALTAPASTTTNHDTPTTPASTTAGQDTPATTPGTTAKQSDTSTDRTGTTAKQSDTSTDRTGTTAKQSDTSTDRTGTTTDQGNHGTDGTDAGAEQGNHSTDGTDAGTDRGATTAEVGTVGVPARIEDDAATRAHGGEPDGVPAEPVRGDAAAGEGPTVDAGAGGPADSGAQEAGPEAGASAPEPEPPVDPEQALAAVGWRLHPGTLREEAPDPDELRRIRDGLTGKLDTALDNRSRARLLSLRSVASRVLGDLDDAVADARLALTYAESTGELRRTALARARLAEVLRWRGEHAEADRLFAEANSPELPDRLRALLHEHAGRSCFDQGRLTEACLHFERALDLRQGEDGPLNARTVVALDAVAERAADGGFGPVPRTREEILGTPRYPVPTFDDEQQLWGYADADGELVVAYRYAEAQPFHEGLAWVRRPEASRWALIDSTGAALIEANNGYRAVGPFSEGLSWVSMDGKGRWMAVDQMNIVKIPPGYEEARPFRNGLAAVRQNGGWGAVDRTGAVVVPTRYHGLGTSLADGRHLDGFTSDGLAVVELAGRRGVVDRGGRVVVAPAYPTLVVHPVAFLVTTESGRWGALDRRGEPLIDPVHRARAEVAAEIDRLLTDASPVL; from the coding sequence GTGGAGCAGCACCGGACCATCGCACCGGACCACCCGGGGCAGGCCGCGACCGAGCAGGCCGCCGAATTGCTCGCCGCGACGGCGGAGACCGCGACGGAACGGGCCGCGACGGACGGGGTCCTTGCGGAGCGGGCGATCGCCGAGGACACCGGCCCGGAACCGAGTGTCACGGACTCGCCCGTCAGCGAGGCGGGCGTCCCGCAAGCTCCGGAACCGAACGTCGCCGGGGTGGCGGCCGCCGTACCGGACTCCGCGACCACGGTCGAGGCCCCGCGGACCGACGCGTCCCGGCCCGACGCGTCCCAGCCCGACGCGGAGCCACGGCCGCCGACACCCGGGCCCGGCACGCCGAGCCCCACCGGGTACGACGGGACGGCGACCGAACCGGTCCTCGGCGCCGGGCCGCGCCCCACCTCCGCAGCGCCCGCGCCGGCGTCGGCGCCCTCGCCGTCGCCAGCGGGCCCGGCGCCGACGCCCGCCTCGTTCGCCGCGGCCGGCGCCACCCGTTCCGACAGCACCGACGCCCTCACAGCACCGGCCAGCACCACCACGAACCACGACACCCCGACGACACCGGCCAGCACCACCGCAGGCCAGGACACCCCGGCAACAACGCCCGGCACCACCGCGAAGCAGAGCGACACCTCGACCGACAGGACCGGCACCACCGCGAAGCAGAGCGACACCTCGACCGACAGGACCGGCACCACCGCGAAGCAGAGCGACACCTCGACCGACAGGACCGGCACCACCACGGACCAGGGCAATCACGGGACCGACGGGACCGACGCCGGCGCGGAGCAGGGCAATCACTCGACCGACGGGACCGACGCCGGCACGGACCGGGGCGCGACCACGGCCGAGGTCGGCACCGTCGGGGTCCCGGCGCGTATCGAGGACGACGCGGCGACCCGCGCGCACGGCGGGGAGCCGGACGGGGTCCCGGCGGAGCCGGTGCGGGGCGACGCGGCGGCGGGCGAGGGACCGACCGTCGACGCCGGCGCGGGCGGGCCGGCGGATTCGGGTGCCCAGGAGGCGGGACCGGAGGCCGGGGCGTCCGCTCCCGAGCCGGAGCCGCCGGTCGACCCGGAGCAGGCGCTGGCCGCCGTGGGTTGGCGGCTGCACCCGGGGACGCTGCGCGAGGAGGCCCCCGACCCGGACGAGTTGCGGCGGATCCGGGACGGTCTCACCGGCAAGCTCGACACCGCGTTGGACAACCGCAGTCGGGCCCGGCTGCTCAGCCTCCGGTCGGTGGCGTCCCGGGTCCTCGGGGACCTGGACGACGCGGTCGCCGACGCGCGGCTCGCCCTCACGTACGCGGAGTCCACCGGCGAGTTGCGGCGGACCGCGCTGGCCCGCGCGCGCCTCGCCGAGGTGCTGCGCTGGCGTGGGGAGCACGCGGAGGCCGACCGGCTCTTCGCCGAGGCCAACTCGCCGGAGCTGCCCGACCGGCTGCGCGCGTTGCTGCACGAGCACGCCGGGCGTTCCTGCTTCGACCAGGGTCGGCTGACCGAGGCGTGCCTGCACTTCGAGCGGGCGCTGGACCTGCGGCAGGGCGAGGACGGGCCGCTCAACGCGCGTACCGTGGTCGCGCTGGACGCGGTGGCCGAGCGGGCCGCGGACGGCGGCTTCGGTCCGGTGCCGCGCACCCGGGAGGAGATCCTGGGCACGCCGCGCTACCCGGTGCCGACGTTCGACGATGAGCAGCAGCTCTGGGGGTACGCGGACGCCGACGGCGAACTGGTCGTCGCCTACCGGTACGCGGAGGCCCAGCCGTTCCACGAGGGGCTGGCCTGGGTGCGTCGGCCGGAGGCGTCCCGCTGGGCGCTCATCGACAGCACCGGCGCGGCGCTGATCGAGGCGAACAACGGCTACCGGGCCGTGGGCCCGTTCTCCGAGGGACTGTCCTGGGTGTCCATGGACGGCAAGGGCCGGTGGATGGCCGTCGACCAGATGAACATCGTGAAGATCCCACCCGGGTACGAGGAGGCCCGGCCGTTCCGCAACGGGCTGGCGGCGGTCCGGCAGAACGGCGGCTGGGGTGCGGTGGACCGGACCGGGGCGGTGGTGGTGCCGACCCGCTACCACGGTCTGGGCACGTCGCTGGCCGACGGCCGGCACCTGGACGGCTTCACCTCCGACGGTCTGGCCGTGGTCGAACTGGCCGGTCGCCGGGGCGTGGTGGACCGGGGCGGCCGGGTGGTGGTGGCGCCCGCGTACCCGACGCTGGTGGTGCACCCGGTGGCGTTCCTGGTCACCACGGAGTCGGGGCGGTGGGGCGCGTTGGACCGGCGCGGTGAGCCGCTGATCGATCCGGTGCACCGGGCCCGCGCGGAGGTCGCCGCCGAGATCGACCGGCTGCTCACCGACGCCAGCCCGGTGCTCTGA